From Methanothrix sp.:
GCCAGAGTTGGGTGCATCTCCAGGAGGAGTGCGGGAAGAGAAGCGTATGAGCGATTCTGTACAGGAGATTTCCATAATCATGATTGTATTCTGGTTTTGAGATCCACAGCAGACAACCATCGTCGCTTCACATCACATAATCAATGGAAGATCTGCAGATCATGAGCGAATACAGGCTTCTCGCGCAGCGGATAGGTCTGATAGGCCTCGCGAATGTGCTGGTGAACCTCAGCGGCATATTTCTCCTTCCAATTCTGACAAAGAGCCTGCCGGTCGAGGATTACGGCATCTGGGCGCAGGTTAATGTCACGATCAGCCTCGCCTCAGTCGTAATCTGCCTGGGGCTCTCTGCCTCCATGGTCAGATTCATGGCCGCGGCGAGCAGCAGGGAGGAGATTCAGGAGTGCATCTACTCGATACTCGCAGTGGTGATGCTGACCGGCATATCCGCGATGCTTCTCATCTTCTGCCTCGCTGAGCCCATTGCCAGAGCCCTCTTCAACGGGAATGTGGCGGTGACAAGGGCGCTGTCGGTGATCGTTTTTGTGGAGGCGATGAACGTGCTGCTGTTCGATTTTTATCGAGCTCTGCAGCGAATGAAGCTTTATGCGCTATTCAGTACCTCTGTTGTTTATCTTACCATAATATTGGCGTACTGGTTTGTTTCATCGGGTAAGGGTATCCATGGCGCTGTTCAGGGGCTGGCGATTGCGAAGCTGATTATTCTTATAATCATGTTTAGTGTGTTGGTAAGACACATTGGTCTTCGTATACCTGATTTCAGGCATCTAAAAGAATACCTGTCTTTTGGGTTGCCCATTGTCCCGGCTTCCATCTCCGGCTGGGTTATAAACTCAAGCGATCGATATGTTATAGGTATGCTTCTTGGCACAGCATGGGTGGGCTACTACAGTCCCGGATACCTGCTGGGCAGTTTGGTCTCAATATTCATAGGCCCGCTCAATACCGTGCTGCCTGTGGCCCTCTACAGATACTACGATCGTGGTGATGTGGAATCTGTTGAAACCATAATGAGCCTGACGATAAAATACTTCCTTGCTGTGGCGATACCTTCTGTGTTTGGTTTGACTTTTCTGTCAAAGCCAATGCTGATTATGCTCTCCACGCCAGATATAGCAGAGAAGAGTTATCTCATAACGCCGATTGTAGCTTTCGGATCTCTCTTAATGGGTATTGCAAATGTTCTGGCCAGCGTAATATATTTAGTTAAGAAAACGACAATTACTATGAAGATACATTTGATTACAGCGATACTAAATTTAGTCATTACACTTATACTAGTAAATTTGGTTGGTATAACAGGCGCTGCTATTGCGACACTCTTGACTTTCGTATTTATTTTAATGGCTGTAAACTATATCACGTGGCAGTTTGTGCAAATTAAAATAAGATATGGATTTATATTAAAATGCCTTATAGCATCTAGTGTAATGTCCGTTTTCTTAGTTATTTGGCCACCAAAGGATCCTCGTGAATTGCTGGGAGTGACGATAATTTCTGCCTGTATATATTTGCTAGTTCTTTGGCTGGTGGAAGGCATAAAAAAAGAAGAAGTGATTTTTATCGGAGCAATGTTTAAATCCGCAGGAAAGCAACCTAAACTTTAAGGTAACCAATTCTTTTACGTTAAAGTAAGTATTTATTATAGTGTT
This genomic window contains:
- a CDS encoding flippase; this translates as MSEYRLLAQRIGLIGLANVLVNLSGIFLLPILTKSLPVEDYGIWAQVNVTISLASVVICLGLSASMVRFMAAASSREEIQECIYSILAVVMLTGISAMLLIFCLAEPIARALFNGNVAVTRALSVIVFVEAMNVLLFDFYRALQRMKLYALFSTSVVYLTIILAYWFVSSGKGIHGAVQGLAIAKLIILIIMFSVLVRHIGLRIPDFRHLKEYLSFGLPIVPASISGWVINSSDRYVIGMLLGTAWVGYYSPGYLLGSLVSIFIGPLNTVLPVALYRYYDRGDVESVETIMSLTIKYFLAVAIPSVFGLTFLSKPMLIMLSTPDIAEKSYLITPIVAFGSLLMGIANVLASVIYLVKKTTITMKIHLITAILNLVITLILVNLVGITGAAIATLLTFVFILMAVNYITWQFVQIKIRYGFILKCLIASSVMSVFLVIWPPKDPRELLGVTIISACIYLLVLWLVEGIKKEEVIFIGAMFKSAGKQPKL